The window GAACTGTCTGCGAAATATACTGACAAAAAGTTTTCGGCAATCCTCAGAAGCCGTGAAAATCTAAACCGCAAAAGGATTTACGACAAGTGCCACGGGCTTCCGTTCATCGTATATATCCGCGAAAATGGAGACGTTTACACCTGTTTTTCATACCAGCATGACGAAAATACCGTGCTGGGCAATATAAACAAAACGACTTTCGGCGAAGTATGGTCCTCTGAAAGAAAAAAGATGGCCGTAAGTTACATAAACAATAAAATCATAAAAAACAACTGCCAGCCGAACTGCCGCCACCATCAGATAAACAATTATCTGTGGGAGCTGAAAAATCCGACGCTGGAACACATAAACTTCATTTAGAAGGCAAAAGATGAAAGATATATCAAAACGCATCAGAAGAAACATCCTCCGTATGGCAAACGTATCAAAAAGCCCCCACGTAGGCTCTGCGCTCTCATGTGCGGACATCATGACAGTGCTTTACCACAGGGTGCTCAACCTGTCTGTCCCCGCAGACGATACCCGTGACTATTTCCTGCTCTCAAAAGCTCACTCTGCCATGTGTCTTTACAGCACCCTCAACTCCAAAGGACTACTGAGCGACGAAACCATGATGAGCTACTATCAGAACGGCGGGGCACTTCCCGCCCACACCGACAGGTTCACCAACGATTACGTGGAAATATCCGCAGGAAGCCTCGGACATGGGCTGCCCATAGGGCTGGGGATAGCCAAGGCCATGAAACTTCAGAAAAGAAACAACAGAGTGTTTGTTCTGATGGGA of the Seleniivibrio woodruffii genome contains:
- a CDS encoding transketolase, producing MKDISKRIRRNILRMANVSKSPHVGSALSCADIMTVLYHRVLNLSVPADDTRDYFLLSKAHSAMCLYSTLNSKGLLSDETMMSYYQNGGALPAHTDRFTNDYVEISAGSLGHGLPIGLGIAKAMKLQKRNNRVFVLMGDGESQEGSVWEAAMLAPSLGLDNLTAMIDYNNLQGYGRARELVAYEPVKDKWESFGWNTLCIDGHDHDAIYEALTSASDKPKMIICNTIKGKGVSFMEDQLIWHYFIVTDEHMKNALEELA